In Asanoa sp. WMMD1127, one genomic interval encodes:
- a CDS encoding AAA family ATPase has translation MSPPLLTAADPLPTRPHRVLVAGTSGSGKTTVARQTATTLGAPHIEIDSLFHGPGWTPRPTFEADVERFAAQPEWVTEWQYSAVRARLAARADLLIWLDLPRGVVMRQLTRRTFVRRFRRQELWNGNVESPLWTVFTDRDHILRWAWRTHHANSARVLHLAQDRPDLPVVRLRDRDEARAWLTGPLRKSTT, from the coding sequence ATGAGCCCGCCTCTGCTCACGGCGGCGGACCCGCTGCCGACCCGACCGCACCGGGTGCTGGTGGCGGGCACCTCAGGCTCGGGCAAGACGACGGTCGCCCGGCAGACGGCCACGACGCTCGGCGCACCGCACATCGAGATCGACTCCCTCTTCCACGGCCCGGGGTGGACGCCGCGCCCGACCTTCGAGGCGGACGTGGAGCGCTTCGCGGCGCAGCCGGAGTGGGTGACGGAGTGGCAGTACAGCGCGGTCCGCGCCCGCCTGGCCGCCCGCGCCGACCTGCTGATCTGGCTCGACCTGCCGCGCGGGGTGGTCATGCGCCAACTGACCCGCCGCACCTTCGTGCGCCGCTTCCGGCGGCAGGAGCTGTGGAACGGCAACGTGGAGAGTCCGCTGTGGACGGTCTTCACGGACCGCGACCACATCCTGCGCTGGGCGTGGCGCACCCACCACGCGAACTCCGCCCGCGTGCTGCACCTCGCACAGGACCGCCCCGACCTCCCGGTGGTGCGCCTGCGCGACCGCGACGAGGCCCGAGCCTGGCTCACGGGCCCACTCCGCAAGTCGACCACCTGA
- a CDS encoding LacI family DNA-binding transcriptional regulator, which yields MAGTGRPTMAEIAKEANVAISTVSKVLNGHTDVSAATRSRVERLLAERGYRRPRAVRRAGRGSDLVDLVINDLDSVWGLEILSGVEEVLEAAGHALVVSTVHNRQSLTRRWVESALARGSLGAILVLSELTGRQHADLDRRGLPIVVVDGVSQPPPEVASIGATNFAGGYAAAEHLISLGHRRIGAIGGPERLQCTRARIAGYRAALESAGLPVDRQLVRYGNFMHEGGLRGAQALLALPDPPTAIFAGSDQQATGVYEAVRRAGRTIPADVSVVGFDDLNFAEWTAPPLTTVRQPLHEMGVAAARTLLRIVNGERLESTRIELATHLVVRGSTA from the coding sequence ATGGCGGGCACCGGCCGACCGACCATGGCGGAGATCGCCAAAGAGGCCAACGTCGCGATCTCCACGGTGTCCAAAGTGCTCAACGGCCACACCGACGTGTCGGCCGCGACCCGCAGCCGGGTGGAGCGCCTGCTCGCGGAGCGGGGCTACCGCCGACCACGTGCCGTGCGCCGCGCCGGCCGGGGCAGTGACCTCGTCGACCTGGTGATCAACGACCTCGACAGCGTCTGGGGCCTGGAGATCCTCTCGGGCGTCGAGGAGGTTTTGGAGGCGGCCGGCCACGCCCTGGTCGTCTCGACCGTCCACAACCGCCAGTCACTGACCCGCCGCTGGGTCGAGTCGGCGCTGGCCCGCGGCTCCCTCGGCGCGATCCTCGTGCTCTCGGAGCTCACCGGCCGCCAACACGCCGACCTCGACCGGCGCGGCCTCCCGATCGTCGTGGTCGACGGCGTGAGCCAACCGCCACCCGAGGTGGCGTCGATCGGAGCGACCAACTTCGCCGGCGGGTACGCGGCCGCCGAGCACCTCATCAGCCTTGGCCACCGCCGGATCGGCGCGATCGGCGGCCCGGAGCGCCTGCAGTGCACCCGGGCCCGCATCGCCGGCTACCGCGCGGCCCTGGAATCCGCCGGCCTGCCCGTGGACCGCCAACTGGTCCGCTACGGCAACTTCATGCACGAGGGCGGCCTCCGCGGCGCCCAGGCGCTGCTGGCCCTGCCGGACCCGCCGACCGCCATCTTCGCGGGCAGCGACCAACAGGCGACCGGCGTCTACGAAGCGGTGCGCCGCGCCGGCCGGACCATCCCCGCCGACGTCAGCGTGGTCGGCTTCGACGACCTGAACTTCGCCGAATGGACCGCGCCACCGCTGACCACGGTCCGCCAGCCCCTGCACGAGATGGGCGTGGCCGCGGCCCGGACGCTACTCCGCATCGTCAACGGCGAACGCCTCGAATCCACCCGCATCGAACTGGCCACCCACCTGGTGGTCCGCGGCAGCACGGCCTGA
- a CDS encoding DUF4097 family beta strand repeat-containing protein — protein MPTFDTPTPIDVEISIIVGHVRVTASERDTTEVEVRPGNNNARSRKMVEETQVAYADGRLTVRTPKGLARWFAGSSGRIEVDIAVPAGSRLTGSTDAGDLRVVGALGETRYKSGFGALRLGETGRLRLETGAGDITVDRAAGDAEVTTGTGRVHVGKVEGASVVKNSSGETWIGEAVGTLRANGANGSIDVDRVTGGATLKTANGSLRVREAVRGQVTLDTAAGSIEVGIPTGTAAWLDLDVKNGAVRNNLAGTTGPDETDEKVEIRARTYFGDISIQRA, from the coding sequence ATGCCCACCTTCGACACCCCGACGCCCATCGACGTCGAGATCAGCATCATCGTCGGCCACGTGCGGGTCACCGCCAGCGAACGGGACACGACCGAGGTCGAGGTGCGGCCCGGCAACAACAACGCCAGGTCGCGCAAGATGGTCGAGGAGACCCAGGTCGCCTACGCCGACGGCCGGCTGACCGTGCGCACCCCGAAGGGCCTCGCGCGCTGGTTCGCCGGCTCGAGCGGCCGGATCGAGGTCGACATCGCCGTCCCGGCCGGCTCCCGGCTCACCGGCAGCACCGACGCGGGTGACCTGCGGGTCGTCGGCGCGCTCGGTGAGACCCGCTACAAGTCCGGCTTCGGCGCGCTGCGGCTGGGCGAGACCGGCCGGCTGCGGCTCGAGACCGGGGCGGGCGACATCACGGTCGACCGCGCCGCCGGCGACGCCGAGGTGACCACCGGCACCGGCCGGGTGCACGTCGGCAAGGTCGAGGGCGCTTCCGTGGTCAAGAACTCCAGCGGCGAGACCTGGATCGGCGAGGCCGTCGGGACGCTGCGGGCCAACGGCGCCAACGGCAGCATCGACGTCGACCGGGTCACCGGCGGCGCGACGCTGAAGACCGCCAACGGCAGCCTGCGCGTCCGGGAGGCCGTGCGGGGCCAGGTCACGCTCGACACGGCGGCCGGCTCGATCGAGGTCGGCATCCCCACCGGCACCGCGGCCTGGCTCGACCTCGACGTCAAGAACGGCGCGGTGCGCAACAACCTCGCCGGCACGACGGGTCCCGACGAGACCGACGAGAAGGTCGAGATCCGCGCCCGCACGTACTTCGGAGACATCTCGATCCAGCGCGCCTGA
- a CDS encoding TetR/AcrR family transcriptional regulator C-terminal domain-containing protein, producing the protein MSTAVPPRLRGRRTRALILEQAVHLFAERGFDQVNVAEIAAAAGAHPHQITYYFGSKDALFVHAAFLMLLRDAARIEPIGRRQRTPAAFRAALARTALALPSVPAVVEAMSITRRRPELRSLAEQNLTVLFRQAEHYLTAILTRRGWSVDRAPEVEARTFWSAVLGARLIAESGYPGTSADVDVAGVLTVHA; encoded by the coding sequence GTGTCCACCGCAGTGCCGCCGCGGCTGCGCGGGCGGCGCACCCGTGCGCTGATCCTCGAGCAGGCCGTCCACCTCTTCGCCGAACGCGGGTTCGACCAGGTCAACGTGGCCGAGATCGCCGCGGCGGCCGGGGCGCATCCCCACCAGATCACCTACTACTTCGGCTCCAAGGACGCGCTCTTCGTGCACGCGGCGTTCCTGATGCTGTTACGCGACGCGGCCCGCATCGAGCCGATCGGCCGCCGGCAGCGCACTCCGGCGGCCTTCCGGGCGGCGCTGGCGCGCACCGCGTTGGCTCTGCCGTCCGTGCCCGCCGTGGTCGAGGCCATGTCGATCACCCGGCGCCGGCCGGAGCTGCGGTCCCTGGCCGAGCAGAATCTGACCGTGCTGTTCCGCCAGGCCGAGCACTACCTGACCGCGATCCTGACCCGCCGCGGCTGGAGCGTCGACCGCGCGCCGGAGGTCGAGGCCCGCACCTTCTGGAGCGCCGTGCTGGGCGCCCGGCTGATCGCGGAGTCCGGCTACCCGGGCACGTCCGCCGACGTCGACGTCGCCGGCGTCCTGACCGTCCACGCGTGA
- a CDS encoding beta-ketoacyl-[acyl-carrier-protein] synthase family protein encodes MSTTPADVVVTGLGATTPLGGDVEALWQGMLAGRSGVRRIDDLVAGFAFADDLPAKIAAPMAVSPADVLTRVQARRMDRAEQAAFVAAAEAWAAAGAPGVEPERLAVAMGTGIGGVNTLLDQDDLIEARGPGKVSPLTVPMLMPNGPAAWISIEYGARAGVYTPVSACASGAEALALGARLIRDGEADVVIAGGAEAAINPLTIAGFAQARTLSRRNDDPQAASRPFDTERDGFVLGEGAGAMVLERADFAAARGARVLGRLAGFGITADGYHITGPDPTAAGQIRAIRKALADAGLSPTDIVHVNCHATSTVVGDVGESAAVVAALGPDAVLTAPKSSIGHLVGAAGAVEGIVALLSAVEGVIPRTLNLESKDKDVTLDVVAGDTRRVRPGPVLSNSFGFGGQNVSVIFTP; translated from the coding sequence ATGTCCACCACCCCAGCCGACGTCGTCGTCACCGGATTGGGTGCGACGACCCCGCTCGGCGGCGACGTCGAGGCCCTGTGGCAGGGCATGCTCGCCGGCCGCTCCGGGGTCCGCCGGATCGACGACCTGGTCGCCGGGTTCGCGTTCGCCGACGACCTGCCCGCCAAGATCGCGGCGCCGATGGCGGTCTCCCCCGCCGACGTGCTGACCCGGGTGCAGGCGCGCCGGATGGACCGCGCCGAGCAGGCCGCGTTCGTCGCCGCCGCCGAGGCCTGGGCGGCGGCCGGCGCGCCCGGGGTCGAGCCGGAGCGGCTGGCGGTGGCGATGGGCACCGGGATCGGCGGCGTCAACACGCTGCTCGACCAGGACGACCTCATCGAAGCCCGCGGCCCGGGCAAGGTCTCGCCGCTGACCGTCCCGATGCTCATGCCCAACGGCCCGGCGGCCTGGATCAGCATCGAGTACGGGGCCCGCGCCGGCGTCTACACCCCGGTCTCGGCGTGCGCGTCGGGCGCCGAGGCGCTGGCGCTGGGCGCCCGGCTGATCCGCGACGGCGAGGCCGACGTGGTGATCGCCGGCGGCGCCGAGGCGGCCATCAACCCGCTGACCATCGCCGGCTTCGCCCAGGCCCGCACGCTGAGCCGGCGCAACGACGACCCGCAGGCCGCGTCCCGGCCGTTCGACACCGAACGCGACGGCTTCGTCCTCGGCGAGGGCGCCGGCGCGATGGTGCTCGAACGCGCCGACTTCGCCGCCGCCCGCGGCGCCCGGGTGCTGGGCCGCCTGGCCGGCTTCGGCATCACCGCCGACGGCTACCACATCACCGGCCCCGACCCGACCGCCGCCGGCCAGATCCGCGCGATCCGCAAGGCGCTGGCCGACGCCGGCCTGTCGCCCACCGACATCGTCCACGTCAACTGCCACGCCACGTCGACGGTGGTCGGCGACGTCGGCGAGTCGGCCGCGGTGGTGGCGGCCCTGGGCCCCGACGCGGTGCTCACCGCGCCGAAGTCGAGCATCGGCCACCTGGTGGGCGCGGCCGGCGCGGTCGAGGGCATCGTCGCGCTGCTCTCCGCGGTCGAGGGCGTGATCCCGCGCACGCTCAACCTCGAGTCCAAGGACAAGGACGTGACCCTGGACGTGGTCGCCGGCGACACCCGCCGCGTCCGGCCGGGCCCGGTGCTGAGCAACTCGTTCGGCTTCGGCGGCCAGAACGTCAGCGTGATCTTCACCCCGTAG
- a CDS encoding toxin-antitoxin system HicB family antitoxin yields the protein MDLTPYVDKLREELAVAAEAGGEEARALAERLTAPLDSAVRLAFLEALSAAADEITRELAPGSVDVRLRGRDPQFVVAVVPSGTTATPTPAPAEPAVDEALTAGAASARINLRLPDELKSRVEAAAASGHVSVNTWLVRAAAAALDADRHRPATSAPDGGAGQRFTGWVR from the coding sequence ATGGACCTGACGCCCTACGTCGACAAGCTTCGCGAGGAGCTGGCCGTCGCCGCCGAGGCCGGTGGCGAAGAGGCCCGCGCGCTCGCCGAGCGGCTGACCGCTCCCCTGGATTCGGCCGTCCGCCTGGCCTTCCTCGAGGCGCTCTCCGCCGCGGCCGACGAGATCACCCGTGAGCTGGCGCCCGGCTCGGTCGACGTGCGGCTGCGGGGGCGCGACCCGCAGTTCGTCGTCGCCGTGGTGCCAAGTGGCACCACGGCGACACCAACTCCGGCACCGGCCGAGCCGGCCGTCGACGAGGCGCTCACCGCGGGCGCCGCCTCGGCCCGGATCAACCTGCGCCTGCCCGATGAGCTCAAGTCGCGGGTCGAGGCCGCCGCGGCCAGTGGCCACGTCTCCGTCAACACCTGGCTCGTCCGGGCCGCGGCCGCCGCGCTCGACGCCGACCGCCACCGCCCCGCGACCAGCGCCCCCGACGGCGGCGCCGGCCAGCGCTTCACCGGTTGGGTCCGCTAG
- a CDS encoding ATP-binding cassette domain-containing protein, producing MTAIEVSGLRKAYGKHTVLDGIDLHVAEGSVFSLLGPNGAGKTTTVEILTTLQAPDAGRIVVGGHDLARNPEGVRSAIGVTGQFSAVDNILTGRENLQLMADLRHLGKRAGRQRVSDLLERFDLVDAAGRPASTYSGGMRRRLDLAMTLVGTPRIIFLDEPTTGLDPRSRHTMWQSIRELVAAGTTIFLTTQYLEEADQLADRIAVLNGGVLVAQGSPTELKRLVPGGHVRLQFSDPARLDHAAGRFADGTRDDDALTLDVPGDGGVASLRTLLDRLAYERVEPDGLAVHTPDLDDVFLALTATAPASPAALSTKDGAR from the coding sequence ATGACCGCGATAGAGGTGTCCGGCCTGCGCAAGGCGTACGGCAAGCACACCGTGCTCGACGGCATCGACCTGCACGTCGCCGAGGGGTCGGTGTTCTCGCTGCTCGGCCCGAACGGCGCCGGCAAGACCACCACCGTCGAGATCCTCACCACCCTGCAGGCCCCGGACGCCGGCCGGATCGTCGTGGGCGGCCACGACCTGGCCAGGAATCCCGAGGGAGTACGCAGTGCGATCGGCGTGACCGGCCAGTTCTCGGCGGTCGACAACATCCTCACCGGCCGGGAGAACCTGCAGCTGATGGCCGACCTGCGCCACCTCGGCAAGCGCGCCGGCCGGCAGCGGGTGAGCGACCTGCTGGAGCGCTTCGACCTGGTCGACGCGGCTGGGCGGCCCGCGTCCACGTACTCCGGGGGCATGCGACGCCGGCTCGACCTGGCCATGACGCTGGTCGGCACGCCGCGGATCATCTTCCTCGACGAGCCGACCACCGGCCTCGACCCGCGCAGCCGGCACACGATGTGGCAGAGCATCCGTGAGCTGGTCGCCGCCGGCACCACCATCTTCCTCACCACGCAATATCTCGAGGAGGCCGATCAGCTCGCCGACCGCATCGCGGTGCTCAACGGGGGCGTGCTGGTCGCGCAGGGCTCGCCGACCGAGCTGAAGCGGCTGGTGCCGGGCGGCCACGTCCGGCTGCAGTTCAGCGACCCGGCGCGGCTGGACCACGCGGCGGGCCGGTTCGCCGACGGTACGCGCGACGACGACGCGCTCACCCTCGACGTGCCCGGCGACGGCGGCGTGGCCTCGCTGCGCACGCTGCTGGACCGGCTCGCCTACGAGCGGGTCGAGCCCGACGGCCTGGCCGTGCACACCCCCGACCTCGACGACGTGTTCCTCGCCCTGACCGCCACCGCGCCGGCCTCCCCCGCCGCTCTGTCCACCAAGGATGGTGCCCGATGA
- a CDS encoding ABC transporter permease has product MTTAMLDSVTLFRRDITHALRFPMMTISGIGTAAFFLLLFVGVFGDALGADFLPEGGGRYVDYIAPGIILMAAGTGTAATAIKINQDMQEGLIARLRTMSIARMSVLTGQVVGSLVRTILSVVLVVGVALALGFRPSATPVEYLAALGVFAMLTFALTWLAVAFGLLTKTVAGANSLSLILQFLPLISSAFLPTDSMPAGVAWFAEHQPYTPVIETIRGLLMGSGIGDSALWAVGWCVVLSIVGFFWSRALYNRPRGT; this is encoded by the coding sequence ATGACCACCGCCATGCTCGACTCCGTGACGCTGTTCCGCCGCGACATCACGCACGCGCTGCGCTTCCCGATGATGACGATCAGCGGCATCGGCACGGCGGCCTTCTTCCTGCTGTTGTTCGTCGGCGTGTTCGGCGACGCGCTGGGCGCGGACTTCCTGCCGGAGGGCGGCGGCCGCTACGTCGACTACATCGCGCCCGGCATCATCCTGATGGCCGCCGGCACCGGCACCGCCGCCACCGCGATCAAAATCAACCAGGACATGCAGGAGGGCCTCATCGCCCGGCTCCGGACGATGTCGATCGCCCGCATGTCCGTGCTGACCGGCCAGGTGGTCGGCAGCCTCGTCCGCACGATCCTCAGCGTCGTGCTGGTCGTCGGGGTGGCGCTGGCGCTGGGTTTCCGGCCGTCGGCGACGCCGGTGGAATATCTGGCGGCGCTGGGCGTCTTCGCCATGCTGACGTTCGCGCTGACCTGGCTGGCGGTGGCGTTCGGCCTGCTCACCAAGACGGTGGCGGGTGCCAACAGCCTTTCGCTGATCCTCCAGTTCCTGCCGCTGATCTCGAGCGCGTTCCTGCCCACGGACTCCATGCCGGCCGGGGTCGCCTGGTTCGCCGAGCACCAGCCGTACACCCCGGTCATCGAAACGATCCGCGGCCTGTTGATGGGGTCGGGCATCGGCGACAGTGCACTGTGGGCGGTCGGCTGGTGCGTGGTCCTGTCGATCGTCGGCTTCTTCTGGTCGCGCGCCCTCTACAACCGCCCCCGCGGCACCTGA
- a CDS encoding Ku protein yields MARPIWTGVISFGLVAVPVRMYSATREHEVSFHQFEKGTSDRIRYQRVNERTGKEVDYADIVKGADVGGGQYVILDPDELDAVAPGRSRSLEIHAFVDLEEIDPIYYQKTYFLGPGSDESTRTYALLRDAMADAGRAAIGTLVMRGKEYLTAIRSDGDQLVLQTMFFADEVRDPGDIADIPGKVKLKPAELSMAAQLLDSMTSAWKPEEYRDTYTDRVNELIEAKKSGEEITETEAAPEATGVSDLMEVLRRSVEDARSRRGGAGRASGAASKKAAKKAPAKKSAAKKVPAKKSTARKTPAKAAAKKSTKSSTAKKSSAAKKTTAKKATRKAA; encoded by the coding sequence ATGGCGCGTCCGATCTGGACCGGCGTGATCAGCTTCGGACTGGTGGCGGTCCCGGTGCGGATGTACTCGGCGACCCGCGAGCACGAGGTCTCGTTCCACCAGTTCGAGAAGGGCACCAGCGACCGGATCCGCTACCAGCGGGTCAACGAGCGCACCGGCAAGGAGGTCGACTACGCCGACATCGTGAAAGGCGCCGACGTCGGCGGCGGCCAGTACGTGATCCTCGACCCGGACGAGCTCGACGCCGTCGCGCCCGGCCGGTCGCGCAGCCTGGAGATCCACGCGTTCGTCGACCTGGAGGAGATCGACCCGATCTACTACCAGAAGACCTACTTCCTCGGGCCGGGCAGCGACGAGTCGACCCGTACCTACGCGCTGCTGCGGGACGCGATGGCCGACGCCGGCCGGGCCGCGATCGGCACGCTGGTGATGCGCGGCAAGGAGTACCTCACCGCGATCCGCAGCGACGGCGACCAGCTCGTGCTGCAGACCATGTTCTTCGCCGACGAGGTGCGCGACCCCGGCGACATCGCCGACATCCCCGGCAAGGTGAAGCTGAAGCCGGCCGAGCTGAGCATGGCCGCGCAGCTGCTCGACTCGATGACCTCCGCGTGGAAGCCCGAGGAGTACCGCGACACGTACACCGATCGGGTCAACGAGCTGATCGAGGCGAAGAAGTCCGGCGAGGAGATCACCGAGACCGAGGCGGCTCCCGAGGCGACCGGCGTCAGCGACCTGATGGAGGTGCTGCGGCGCAGCGTCGAGGACGCCCGGTCGCGGCGCGGTGGTGCCGGCCGTGCTTCCGGCGCCGCTTCGAAGAAGGCGGCGAAGAAGGCCCCGGCCAAGAAGAGCGCTGCCAAGAAGGTGCCGGCGAAGAAGAGCACCGCGAGGAAGACGCCGGCCAAGGCCGCGGCGAAGAAGAGCACGAAGTCGTCCACTGCCAAGAAGTCGTCCGCGGCGAAGAAGACGACGGCGAAGAAGGCAACCCGCAAGGCTGCGTAG
- a CDS encoding FAD-dependent oxidoreductase: MTRIENAKILVCGAGIAGTALAWWLAERGARVTVVERAESPRDGGYKVDIRGAALAVVERMGLLESVRAHRTGVRTGSVVDATGRRVASMDADTFGGRVHDDAELLRGDLARLLREGASGVDFRFGDAVAGVSAGGEVTFESGQRTAYDLVVGADGLRSRTRELAFGGGGVHDLGHYVAIWSVPNHLGLDREELTYVGPGRTALVYSTAGQADAKAMCLFTDPGGPRPSGRAAQHAFLTSAYAGEGWEVPRLLDALPGATDFYFDTVSQARLDSWSRGRVTLIGDAAYCASPASGQGTSLALVGAYVLAGELAAAGLDQGPARYERLMRPFVAANQKLGPANIKRMVLRSRGQVRMSMRMLAVVNRLPGKERMLAKVVEPIHRAATAIDLPSY; encoded by the coding sequence ATGACACGCATCGAGAACGCGAAGATCCTGGTCTGCGGCGCCGGCATCGCGGGCACCGCGCTCGCCTGGTGGCTGGCCGAGCGCGGGGCGCGGGTGACGGTCGTCGAGCGGGCCGAGTCCCCGCGCGACGGCGGCTACAAGGTCGACATCCGCGGCGCGGCGCTGGCCGTGGTCGAGCGGATGGGGCTGCTGGAGTCGGTGCGGGCGCACCGCACCGGGGTGCGCACCGGCTCGGTGGTCGACGCGACCGGCCGGCGGGTGGCCAGCATGGACGCCGACACGTTCGGCGGCCGGGTGCACGACGACGCCGAGCTCCTCCGCGGCGACCTGGCCCGGCTGCTGCGCGAGGGCGCGTCCGGCGTCGACTTCCGGTTCGGCGATGCGGTGGCCGGCGTCTCCGCCGGCGGCGAGGTCACCTTCGAGAGCGGGCAGCGCACGGCGTACGACCTGGTGGTGGGGGCCGACGGTCTGCGCTCGCGGACCCGGGAGCTGGCCTTCGGCGGGGGCGGCGTGCACGACCTCGGCCATTACGTCGCGATCTGGTCGGTGCCCAACCACCTCGGCCTCGACCGCGAGGAGCTGACCTATGTCGGGCCGGGGCGGACCGCGCTGGTCTACAGCACCGCCGGCCAGGCCGACGCCAAGGCGATGTGCCTGTTCACCGACCCCGGCGGTCCGCGACCCAGCGGGCGAGCGGCCCAACACGCGTTCCTGACCAGTGCGTACGCCGGTGAGGGCTGGGAGGTGCCGCGCCTGCTCGACGCGCTGCCCGGGGCCACCGACTTCTATTTCGACACGGTCAGCCAGGCCCGCCTCGACAGCTGGTCCCGTGGGCGGGTCACGCTGATCGGCGACGCCGCCTACTGCGCCTCCCCCGCGTCCGGGCAGGGCACCAGCCTCGCCCTGGTCGGCGCCTACGTCCTGGCCGGCGAGCTGGCCGCGGCCGGCCTCGACCAGGGTCCGGCCCGCTACGAGCGGCTGATGCGCCCGTTCGTCGCCGCCAACCAGAAGCTCGGCCCGGCCAACATCAAGCGCATGGTGCTGCGCAGCCGGGGCCAGGTGCGGATGTCGATGCGCATGCTGGCCGTGGTCAACCGGTTGCCCGGCAAGGAGCGCATGCTGGCCAAGGTCGTCGAGCCGATCCACCGGGCCGCGACGGCGATCGACCTCCCGAGCTACTGA